The Cucurbita pepo subsp. pepo cultivar mu-cu-16 chromosome LG08, ASM280686v2, whole genome shotgun sequence genome contains a region encoding:
- the LOC111799769 gene encoding ecotropic viral integration site 5 protein homolog: MLLSLLSKRLLDVDSRDAYGFALRPQHTHRYKEHTNIYKEEEEERCHKWENFLDQVATPFQPSPLKEEVNTNTQQAETSERQEETELGRCSTGDDSTASKSDTVDATDSSPEKLLEPPTETRKRVVQTWCQTRPSLNAIEIMMGSRVKRKIMKDAKTSYGGVHVPPLEGAESCPEEEEAFCSGTVNRRTSATGVGRRGEECISNNVKPSERDGVVGDGVSEDELFPWKKELECLVRGGLPKDLRGEVWQAFVGVKTRRIEKYYQDLLDQETNCSADNENHIPSGVPIKLKKQIEKDIPRTFPGHPALDENGRNSLRRLLLAYALHNPSVGYCQAMNFFAGLLLLLMPEENAFWTLVGIIDDYFEGYYTEEMIESQVLFKIFEELMRERFPKLVDHLDLLGVQVAWITGPWFLSIFVNMIPWESVLRVWDVLLFEGNRVMLFRTALALMELYGPALATTKDAGDAITLLQSLAGSTFDSSQLVLTACMGFLTVTEVRLVELRTKLRPSVLVVIEERTKKGRVWKDSKGLASKLYSFKHDPRSPTEREKTAAGANVGPCTPKPDDILNELAGDSGTESLPDLQEQVVWLKVELCRLLEDKRSAVLRAEELETALMEMVSQDNRRLLSARVEQLELEVDALRKTLAEKKEQEVAMLQLLMRVEQEQKVTEEARINAEQDVAAQKYAVHMLQDKYEKAMASLAEMEKRVVMAESMLEATLQYESGQVKATASPGSRNPGSAQDKDKDKDNQKKVGLLPFALGWRDRNKGKSNEESS, translated from the exons ATGTTGTTGTCCTTGTTGAGCAAGCGCTTATTGGATGTAGATTCCAG GGATGCCTATGGATTTGCTCTGAGACCTCAACACACGCATAGATATAAAGAGCACACTAACATCTACAAG gaggaggaagaggaaaggTGCCATAAGTGGGAGAACTTTCTTGATCAAGTAGCTACACCATTTCAACCGAGCCCTCTTAAGGAGGAGGTAAATACAAATACACAGCAGGCTGAAACGAGTGAGCGTCAAGAAGAGACCGAGTTGGGGAGGTGTAGCACAGGAGATGACTCAACTGCCTCAAAATCTGATACTGTCGACGCAACAGATAGTAGTCCTGAAAAACTGTTAGAGCCTCCAACAGAAACTCGTAAACGTGTCGTTCAGACTTGGTGTCAAACTAGGCCATCCCTAAATGCCATTGAGATTATGATGGGCTCTCGTGTTAAAAGGAAGATAATGAAAGATGCAAAGACAAGTTATGGTGGAGTTCATGTTCCACCACTAGAGGGGGCAGAATCTTGCCCTGAAGAGGAAGAAGCTTTCTGCAGTGGAACAGTAAATCGTAGAACATCTGCAACTGGGGTAGGAAGAAGGGGTGAAGAATGCATTTCTAACAATGTGAAGCCCTCTGAGAGAGATGGTGTCGTGGGCGATGGAGTTTCAGAAGATGAGCTCTTTCcatggaaaaaagaattagaatgTCTTGTTCGTGGGGGGTTGCCGAAAGATCTGAGGGGAGAG GTGTGGCAAGCCTTTGTAGGTGTAAAGACCCGTCGAATCGAGAAATATTACCAGGATTTGTTGGACCAAGAAACTAATTGTAGTGCGGATAATGAGAACCATATCCCCTCTGGTGTAccgataaaattgaaaaaacagaTTGAGAAG GATATACCACGGACGTTTCCTGGTCATCCTGCTCTGGACGAGAATGGTAGAAACTCCTTGAGGCGTTTACTTTTAGCATATGCTCTTCACAATCCCTCTGTTGGGTACTGCCAG GCAATGAATTTCTTTGCGGGCTTGTTGCTACTCCTGATGCCCGAGGAGAATGCATTTTG GACTTTGGTTGGAATAATAGATGACTATTTTGAGGGATATTACACCGAGGAAATGATAGAATCGCAGGTATTGTTTAAGA TTTTTGAGGAATTGATGCGTGAAAGATTTCCTAAATTGG TTGATCATTTGGATCTCTTGGGAGTGCAAGTGGCATGGATCACAGGACCTTGGttcctttccatttttgtaaatatgatTCCGTGGGAGAGTG TACTCCGAGTTTGGGATGTGCTTCTGTTTGAAGGCAACAGGGTCATGCTGTTCCGGACAGCACTTGCATTAATGGAACTATATG GTCCTGCGCTAGCTACTACAAAAGATGCGGGGGACGCCATTACTTTGTTACAATCCCTTGCTGGTTCCACTTTTGATAGTAGCCAGCTTGTGTTGACTGCTTGCATGGGCTTTCTGACTGTAACTGAAGTAAGACTAGTGGAGTTGAGAACAAAGCTCCGGCCATCCGTGCTAGTTGTaattgaagaaagaacaaagaaaggtCGGGTTTGGAAGGACTCAAAAGGGCTAGCTTCCAAGCTTTATAGTTTCAAGCATGATCCTAGATCACCtacagagagagaaaagacaGCTGCAGGAGCCAATGTAGGGCCCTGCACTCCTAAGCCAGATGACATTCTTAATGAATTGGCCGGTGATTCTGGAACAGAGTCGCTTCCAGACCTTCAAGAACAA GTAGTATGGTTGAAAGTTGAGTTGTGCAGGTTGCTGGAGGACAAAAGATCTGCGGTTCTAAG AGCTGAGGAGCTAGAAACAGCACTAATGGAAATGGTCTCGCAAGATAATCGGCGGCTATTGAGTGCCAGG GTTGAACAACTAGAGTTAGAGGTAGATGCGCTACGGAAAACTCtagcagagaagaaagaacaagaagttGCAATGCTTCAG TTGTTGATGCGTGTCGAACAAGAGCAAAAAGTAACCGAGGAAGCTAGAATAAACGCAGAGCAAGATGTAGCAGCTCAGAAATATGCTGTTCATATGCTTCAG GACAAGTATGAGAAAGCTATGGCTTCACTTGCTGAGATGGAGAAAAGGGTGGTGATGGCCGAATCCATGTTGGAGGCTACGTTACAATATGAATCTGGCCAAGTTAAAGCAACGGCATCTCCTGG GTCACGTAATCCAGGATCTGCACAGGATAAGGATAAGGATAAGGATAATCAGAAAAAAGTTGGTTTGCTGCCATTTGCACTCGGCTGGCGAGATCGAAACAAG GGTAAATCGAACGAAGAATCCTCTTAA